The Fimbriimonas ginsengisoli Gsoil 348 genome window below encodes:
- a CDS encoding peptidoglycan D,D-transpeptidase FtsI family protein, whose translation MSQVASSPVRITWAARGMGALFVLAAFSQLKLQTVEQRGTLALAEKTRRFTLSRTDYARRGAILASDGKPLAQDEDATELNIQFSKIPKSEAFFLALGAATGIPASEFQALAASGQKQRTWRQPMSAEQSAEIARVKAEWRADGLSLARTGRRAYPLGDAAACVVGVVRQGKPVLGLEASKSRILTGEDGMRVGLTDKRGAFLPMRLVQASKERRDGSNITLTLDSDLQTEATDAVRKAVELNKADNGVALVMDPKTGNLIAMANWPSFSPYQPDGTEGDLRDNSGYNPSYMAQLEPGSTFKILTLAKALDVGAVQMGSIIHCSGEFHPTERTRIRCDSHHGNRAHGTIDSVKAIAKSCNVAAATWALKVHREPFLQYVRDLGLLSRSTLGVPGEAHGNFNYAEPAQQLQLATVGFGQSITCTPVTLLGAFGMLANGGVRMEPRLVERIGTTEMPIEPGKRLIKPETARELLQCMEAVIETDAGTGKELRIPGYRLGGKTGTAQKVGKGPKGYVSNFVGFVPADDPKAVILVMVNNPKGGKYYGATVAGPVFKRLAQAVIRRYHLPPSKPLNQKEPISVE comes from the coding sequence ATGTCGCAAGTCGCTAGCTCCCCGGTTCGAATCACTTGGGCAGCCCGCGGCATGGGGGCGCTCTTCGTGTTGGCGGCGTTCAGCCAGCTCAAGCTGCAGACGGTAGAGCAGCGGGGAACCCTCGCGCTTGCCGAGAAGACCCGCCGCTTCACCCTCAGCCGCACCGATTACGCGCGGCGGGGCGCAATTTTGGCGTCGGACGGTAAGCCGTTGGCCCAAGACGAAGACGCGACCGAGCTGAATATCCAGTTTTCCAAGATTCCGAAGAGCGAGGCATTCTTCTTGGCGCTAGGCGCGGCCACCGGGATTCCGGCGTCGGAGTTTCAGGCGCTGGCCGCCTCCGGCCAAAAGCAGCGCACATGGCGCCAGCCGATGAGCGCCGAACAATCGGCGGAGATCGCCCGCGTGAAGGCCGAATGGCGGGCCGACGGGCTTTCCTTGGCGCGCACCGGCCGCCGTGCCTATCCGCTGGGGGATGCCGCCGCTTGTGTGGTCGGCGTGGTCCGGCAAGGGAAACCGGTTCTCGGACTAGAGGCCAGCAAATCGAGGATCTTAACTGGAGAAGACGGGATGCGGGTCGGCCTCACGGACAAGCGGGGGGCTTTCCTTCCGATGCGTCTGGTGCAGGCGAGCAAGGAACGGCGGGATGGATCGAACATTACGCTGACCCTCGATAGCGATTTGCAAACAGAGGCTACGGACGCGGTTCGAAAGGCAGTCGAGCTGAACAAGGCCGACAACGGGGTTGCCCTGGTGATGGACCCCAAAACCGGAAACCTGATCGCGATGGCGAACTGGCCAAGTTTTTCGCCCTATCAGCCTGATGGCACCGAGGGGGACCTCCGCGATAACAGCGGATACAACCCGAGCTACATGGCGCAGCTCGAGCCGGGCTCTACGTTCAAGATCCTTACCCTGGCCAAGGCTTTGGACGTCGGCGCGGTTCAAATGGGAAGCATCATCCATTGCTCGGGCGAGTTCCATCCCACGGAAAGGACGCGCATTCGCTGCGATAGCCACCACGGGAATCGGGCTCACGGGACGATCGATTCGGTGAAGGCGATCGCCAAGAGCTGCAACGTAGCCGCCGCGACCTGGGCGTTGAAGGTTCATCGGGAGCCGTTCCTTCAGTACGTTCGCGACCTTGGCCTGCTCAGCCGTTCCACGCTGGGCGTCCCCGGAGAGGCGCACGGCAATTTCAACTACGCCGAGCCGGCCCAGCAGCTACAGTTGGCGACGGTCGGATTTGGGCAGTCGATCACCTGTACGCCGGTCACCTTGCTGGGCGCTTTCGGGATGCTTGCAAACGGCGGCGTGCGCATGGAGCCGCGTCTGGTCGAGAGAATCGGTACGACCGAGATGCCGATCGAGCCGGGCAAGCGGCTGATAAAACCGGAGACGGCCCGTGAGCTTCTGCAGTGTATGGAAGCGGTTATCGAGACCGACGCAGGGACCGGAAAGGAGCTTCGGATTCCGGGATATCGATTAGGGGGCAAAACCGGAACCGCCCAAAAAGTTGGAAAAGGGCCCAAGGGATACGTCTCCAACTTCGTCGGCTTCGTTCCCGCCGACGATCCCAAGGCGGTCATCCTTGTCATGGTTAATAATCCCAAGGGCGGGAAGTACTACGGCGCCACGGTTGCCGGCCCGGTGTTCAAACGGCTGGCCCAGGCGGTCATCCGGCGGTATCACCTGCCGCCAAGTAAGCCATTGAATCAAAAGGAGCCCATTTCGGTCGAGTGA
- a CDS encoding UDP-N-acetylmuramoyl-L-alanyl-D-glutamate--2,6-diaminopimelate ligase — MKLSHLLSQARVGARLWGDAEIGGVAIDSRRVTPGALFVCMPGMTRDSQSFLPAAAENGATAAMVYDEAGREAAIALGLAAVQVDDYDDTVWRICDAFFDHPTRQMKVVGVTGTNGKTTTAWLLRDILAHLGMKAGYLGTLGFKLPDETRELPNTTPFAVDLYNLLAEARDKGIEALAMEVSSHALAQKRVDGVEFDAAVFTNLTQDHLDYHGTMAEYEAAKWRLFTELPAQSSKAFRAAFNIDDAVGLRWSERFDGPLSYGIDNPSAILLGKPAEVGVDRIRLTVREGDTRKEFVTSLGGSYNVYNLMSAVAGARCLDIPLGYISLAASGLHAVPGRFEPVLNDQGIGILVDYAHTPDAVEKLLEAVRPLTDGRVITVFGCGGDRDRAKRPLMARAASERSDLTVVTSDNPRTEDPAAILQEVVSGIAPGRSYVAIQDRGEAVAHAVLAAHPGDVVVIAGKGHENYQIIGREKIHMDDRELARAALGERL; from the coding sequence GTGAAGCTCTCCCACTTGCTTTCGCAGGCGCGGGTAGGTGCGCGCTTGTGGGGCGACGCTGAGATAGGCGGCGTCGCCATCGACTCGCGCCGGGTAACTCCCGGCGCGCTGTTCGTTTGTATGCCCGGCATGACGCGGGACAGCCAGAGCTTTCTCCCCGCCGCCGCGGAAAACGGCGCGACGGCGGCCATGGTGTATGACGAGGCGGGAAGGGAAGCGGCAATCGCTCTTGGACTCGCCGCGGTTCAGGTCGACGACTACGACGACACGGTGTGGCGGATATGCGATGCATTCTTCGATCATCCGACCCGCCAGATGAAGGTGGTGGGCGTGACCGGCACGAACGGGAAGACGACGACGGCGTGGTTGCTGCGCGACATTCTCGCTCACCTCGGGATGAAGGCGGGATATCTGGGGACTCTCGGGTTTAAGCTTCCCGACGAGACCCGAGAGCTGCCGAATACAACCCCGTTCGCGGTCGACCTCTACAATCTCCTGGCCGAGGCGCGAGACAAAGGGATCGAGGCGCTGGCGATGGAGGTTTCATCCCATGCGCTGGCGCAGAAGCGGGTCGACGGCGTGGAGTTCGACGCAGCCGTCTTTACGAATTTGACCCAAGACCACCTCGATTACCACGGCACGATGGCGGAGTACGAGGCCGCCAAGTGGCGCCTCTTTACCGAGCTTCCCGCGCAGTCGTCGAAGGCGTTTCGCGCGGCGTTCAACATCGACGACGCCGTCGGTCTTCGCTGGAGCGAACGCTTCGATGGTCCGCTCAGTTATGGCATCGACAACCCCTCCGCAATTCTCCTTGGGAAGCCAGCCGAAGTGGGGGTCGACCGGATTCGTCTTACCGTCCGCGAAGGGGATACGAGAAAGGAATTCGTGACGTCCCTCGGAGGCTCCTACAACGTCTATAACCTCATGTCTGCGGTGGCCGGAGCGCGTTGCCTCGATATTCCGTTGGGGTACATCTCGCTGGCCGCGTCCGGTTTGCATGCCGTTCCCGGCCGGTTCGAGCCAGTCCTCAACGATCAGGGAATTGGCATTCTCGTCGACTACGCCCACACGCCGGACGCGGTGGAAAAGTTGCTCGAGGCGGTGCGGCCGCTTACCGATGGGCGGGTGATCACGGTTTTTGGGTGTGGGGGCGATCGGGATCGGGCGAAGCGCCCGCTGATGGCGCGGGCGGCCAGCGAGCGGAGCGACCTCACCGTGGTTACGAGCGATAATCCGCGGACCGAGGACCCGGCGGCCATCCTCCAGGAGGTTGTCAGCGGAATTGCTCCGGGGCGGTCCTATGTCGCCATTCAAGATCGCGGGGAGGCGGTCGCCCACGCAGTTCTGGCGGCTCATCCGGGCGATGTGGTGGTGATTGCCGGCAAAGGACACGAGAACTACCAGATCATCGGACGCGAGAAGATCCACATGGACGACCGGGAGCTGGCGCGAGCGGCGCTGGGGGAGCGGCTGTGA